From one Orcinus orca chromosome 10, mOrcOrc1.1, whole genome shotgun sequence genomic stretch:
- the XPC gene encoding DNA repair protein complementing XP-C cells, with protein MARKRTAGRETRGSELRGQVAAGRGPRGRESRSQTAKGESKARREEKEADVFEDEKPPKKSVLSKVSRGKRKRGFGDSGGPADGPARKKAAKVTVKSENPQVIKDEALSDGEDSRDFPSALKKVHRPEKEAAADKGGGEGGDEEESEEDWEEVEEVSEPVPGDVGESAAFSTSALPVKPVEIEIETPEQVKARERSEKIKTEFETYLRRMMKRFNKEVREDTHKVHLLCLLANGFYRNSICNQPDLRAIGLSIVPTRFTKVPPQDVDVSYLSNLAKWFIGTFTVNADLSTNEQDGLQTMLERRFAIYSARDSEELVHIFLLILRALHLPTRLVLSLQPIPLKLSAAKGKKPSKERSTEGPGGSSETSSQVPGKPSKPETSRGSRREDMSSEGTGSAPDKAKGSKAAATRKKRREPSSSRKEEGKAGGQTEGTQRRSRGRERQAAARVSYKEESGSDKASSSSDFELSSSDSHRPSDEDSEPGLPRQRRAAAPQRMKVGSKRESRSQRGSDRQPPGFPEASVSASGSKRKRGKRKMPVDGEEADGRRAAGVDQWLEVFSEQEEKWVCVDCVHGVVGQPLTCYQYATKPVTYIVGIDSDGWLRDVTQRYDPAWMTVTRKCRVDAAWWAETLRPYRSPLVEREQKEDQEFQARHLDQPLPTVIGMYKNHPLYALKRHLLKYEAIYPETAAILGYCRGEAVYSRDCVHTLHSKDTWLKQARVVRLGEVPYKVVKGYSNRARRARLAEPQLQDYNDLGLFGKWQTEEYQPPVAVDGKVPRNEFGNVYLFLPGMMPVGCVQLNLPNLHRVARKLNIDCAQAVTGFDFHKGYSHPITDGYIICEEYKDVLLAAWENEQALIEKKEKEKREKRALGNWKLLVKGLLIRERLRLRYGAQSEEAAPHADAGGGLSSDEEEGTSSPAEVARILAASWPQNREVEEKRKCPRKSRREEKEAASHLFPFEKL; from the exons ATGGCTCGGAAGCGCACGGCGGGCAGGGAGACGCGGGGAAGCGAGTTGCGCGGCCAGGTGGCCGCGGGCAGGGGGCCGCGGGGACGTGAGTCACGCAGCCAGACGGCCAAGGGCGAGAGCAAAGCCAGGCGCGAGGAGAAGGAGGCGG ATGTCTTCGAAGATGAGAAACCTCCAAAGAAGAGTGTTCTCTCAAAAGTTTCAcgaggaaagaggaagagaggctTCGGTGATTCTGGGGGCCCAGCAGATGGTCCAGCAAGAAAGAAAGCGGCCAAAGTGACTGTTAAATCCGAAAACCCTCAGGTTATTAAGGATGAAGCCCTCAGTGATGGGGAAGATTCCAG GGACTTCCCGAGTGCCCTCAAGAAGGTGCACCGTCCAGAGAAAGAGGCTGCTGCGGACAAAGGTGGGGGTGAAGGGGGCGACGAGGAAGAGAGTGAGGAGGACTGGGAAGAGGTAGAAG AAGTTAGTGAGCCCGTGCCGGGTGACGTGGGGGAAAGTGCAGCCTTCTCTACATCCGCTCTGCCCGTGAAGCCCGTGGAGATAGAAATTGAAACACCGGAGCAGGtgaaggcaagagaaagaag TGAAAAGATAAAAACGGAGTTTGAGACATATCTTCGGAGGATGATGAAACGTTTCAATAAGGAAGTCCGTGAGGACACACACAAG gTTCACCTTCTGTGTCTGCTTGCAAATGGCTTCTATCGAAATAGCATCTGCAACCAGCCAGATCTGCGTGCCATCGGCCTCTCCATCGTCCCAACTCGCTTTACCAAAGTGCCACCTCAAGACGTGGACGTCAGCTACCTGTCAAACCTGGCGAAATG GTTCATTGGAACATTTACAGTTAATGCAGACCTTTCAACCAATGAGCAGGATGGCCTGCAGACGATGCTGGAGAGAAGGTTTGCTATTTACTCTGCGAGAGACAGTGAAGAGTTGGTCCAC atatttttactgattcTCCGGGCCCTACATCTCCCTACCCGACTCGTACTATCTCTACAGCCAATTCCTCTGAAGTTATCAGCAGCGAAG GGAAAGAAACCTTCCAAGGAGAGATCCACAGAGGGTCCTGGAGGCTCCTCAGAAACTTCCAGCCAAGTTCCTGGAAAGCCAAGCAAACCAGAGACCAGCAGAGGAAGCAGACGAGAGGACATGTCTTCTGAGGGCACTGGCAGTGCACCTGACAAAGCGAAGGGGAGCAAGGCGGCTGCCACCAGGAAGAAGCGGAGAGAGCCCTCCTCCAGCAGGAAAGAAGAGGGCAAGGCCGGGGGGCAGACGGAGGGGACCCAGAGGCGTTCGCGGGGCCGGGAGCGGCAGGCGGCCGCCAGGGTGTCTTACAAAGAGGAGAGCGGGAGTGACAAGGCCAGCAGCAGCTCTGACTTTGAGCTCTCCAGCTCGGACAGCCATCGCCCATCCGACGAGGATTCTGAGCCAGGCCTTCCAAGGCAGAGGAGGGCCGCCGCCCCTCAGAGGATGAAGGTGGGGTCCAAGAGGGAGTCCAGGTCCCAGCGTGGAAGCGACCGTCAGCCCCCTGGCTTTCCAGAAGCATCTGTAAGTGCTTCCGGCAGTAAGCGTAAGAGAGGCAAGCGTAAGATGCCCGTGGATGGTGAGGAAGCAGACGGCCGGAGAGCAGCTGGTGTGGACCAGTGGCTGGAGGTGTTCTCTGAGCAGGAGGAGAAGTGGGTGTGCGTGGACTGTGTGCACGGTGTAGTGGGCCAGCCCCTGACCTGCTACCAGTACGCCACCAAGCCTGTGACCTACATCGTGGGCATCGACAGCGACGGCTGGTTGCGCGATGTCACACAGAGGTACGACCCTGCCTGGATGACGGTGACCCGAAAGTGCCGGGTTGATGCCGCGTGGTGGGCCGAGACCCTGCGACCCTACCGGAGCCCGCTGGTGGAGAGGGAGCAGAAGGAGGACCAGGAG TTTCAGGCGAGGCACTTGGACCAGCCTCTGCCCACCGTCATAGGCATGTACAAGAACCACCCTCTGTACGCCCTCAAGAGGCACCTCCTCAAGTATGAGGCCATCTACCCCGAGACGGCCGCCATCCTCGGGTACTGCCGCGGAGAGGCTGTCTACTCCAG GGACTGCGTGCACACCCTGCACTCCAAGGACACGTGGCTGAAACAGGCCCGAGTGGTGAGGCTTGGAGAAGTGCCCTACAAG GTTGTAAAAGGCTATTCCAACCGGGCCCGGAGAGCCCGCCTGGCTGAGCCGCAACTGCAGGACTACAATGACCTGGGCCTGTTTGGCAAGTGGCAGACCGAGGAGTACCAGCCGCCAGTGGCTGTGGACGGGAAG GTCCCCCGGAACGAATTTGGCAACGTGTACCTCTTCCTGCCCGGCATGATGCCTGTCGGCTGCGTCCAGCTGAACCTGCCCAACTTGCACCGCGTGGCCCGAAAGCTGAACATTGACTGTGCCCAGGCTGTTACGGGCTTCGATTTCCACAAAGGCTACTCCCATCCCAT AACCGATGGCTACATAATCTGTGAAGAATATAAAGATGTGCTCCTGGCCGCCTGGGAGAACGAGCAGGCGCTCattgagaagaaggagaaggag AAAAGGGAGAAGCGGGCTCTGGGGAACTGGAAGCTGCTGGTCAAAGGGCTGCTCATCCGGGAGCGGCTGAGGCTTCGCTACGGGGCTCAG AGTGAGGAAGCCGCTCCCCACGCAGACGCAGGAGGAGGACTCTCTTCAGACGAGGAGGAGGGGACCAGCTCTCCAGCGGAAGTGGCCAGGATCCTGGCAGCCTCCTGGCCCCAAAACCGAGAGGTAGAGGAGAAGCGGAAGTGCCCCCGgaagagcaggagggaggagaaggaggcagcTTCCCACCTGTTCCCATTTGAGAAGCTGTGA